From Streptomyces sp. TLI_235, a single genomic window includes:
- a CDS encoding methyltransferase family protein, whose translation MADDDRAERARAREFFAARAAGWDAKFPDDGPRYAAAIAELAPGEGAFVIDAGCGTGRALPLLRAAVGARGTVLGVDLTPEMLALAAAHRDAAALVQADCARLPLPDAVVDLVFGAGLISHLPGPAEGLRELARVTRPTGRLALYHPIGRAALAARHGRQITLDDLRAEPNLGPLLAANGWRLTSYTDTDECFLAVAERA comes from the coding sequence ATGGCCGACGACGATCGTGCAGAGCGGGCGCGCGCCCGGGAGTTCTTCGCGGCCCGGGCCGCCGGGTGGGACGCGAAGTTTCCCGACGACGGGCCCCGCTACGCCGCCGCGATTGCCGAACTGGCGCCCGGCGAGGGGGCGTTCGTGATCGACGCGGGGTGCGGCACCGGCCGGGCGCTGCCCCTGCTGCGGGCCGCGGTCGGGGCCCGGGGCACCGTGCTGGGCGTGGACCTGACCCCGGAGATGCTGGCGCTGGCCGCCGCGCACCGCGATGCCGCGGCCCTGGTGCAGGCCGACTGCGCCCGGCTGCCGCTGCCCGACGCGGTGGTCGACCTGGTCTTCGGCGCCGGCCTGATCTCCCACCTGCCCGGCCCCGCGGAGGGTCTGCGCGAGCTCGCCCGGGTGACCCGGCCGACGGGTCGGCTCGCGCTCTACCACCCGATCGGGCGGGCCGCGTTGGCCGCCCGGCACGGGCGGCAGATCACCCTGGACGACCTGCGCGCCGAGCCCAACCTCGGCCCGCTGCTGGCCGCGAACGGCTGGCGGCTGACCTCGTACACCGACACCGACGAATGCTTCCTCGCGGTCGCCGAGCGGGCCTGA
- a CDS encoding response regulator of citrate/malate metabolism, whose translation MTAEISVLVVEDDPVAADAHGLYVGRTPGFRVAATAHSCAEALRALERSRAAGTPIDLALLDLYLPDGHGLQLCRTLRAAGHTTDIIAVTSARDLTMVRQAVSAGVVQYLLKPFSSAALRERLDRYARYRASLGRPGEAFGQDEVDQAIALLRTPERSALPKGLSAPTLETVAGVLRAADTGLSAAAAGAAAGVSRITARRYLEHLVDGGLAVREPQYGQVGRPELCYRWRR comes from the coding sequence ATGACCGCCGAGATCTCCGTGCTGGTGGTCGAGGACGACCCGGTCGCCGCCGACGCGCACGGCCTCTACGTCGGCCGCACCCCCGGCTTCCGGGTCGCCGCCACCGCGCACAGCTGCGCCGAGGCCCTGCGCGCCCTGGAACGCTCCCGGGCCGCCGGGACCCCGATCGACCTCGCCCTGCTCGACCTCTACCTGCCGGACGGCCACGGCCTGCAGCTCTGCCGCACCCTGCGGGCGGCCGGCCACACCACCGACATCATCGCCGTCACCTCCGCGCGCGACCTGACGATGGTCCGCCAGGCCGTCTCGGCGGGCGTCGTCCAGTACCTGCTCAAACCGTTCAGCAGCGCCGCCCTGCGCGAACGCCTCGACCGCTACGCCCGCTACCGGGCCAGCCTCGGCCGCCCGGGCGAGGCCTTCGGCCAGGACGAGGTCGACCAGGCCATCGCGCTGCTCCGCACCCCCGAACGGTCCGCCCTGCCCAAGGGGTTGAGCGCCCCCACGCTGGAGACGGTGGCCGGGGTGCTGCGGGCGGCCGACACCGGGCTCTCGGCCGCGGCGGCGGGCGCCGCCGCCGGCGTCTCCCGGATCACCGCCCGCCGCTACCTGGAGCACCTGGTCGACGGCGGCCTCGCCGTGCGCGAGCCGCAGTACGGCCAGGTCGGCCGGCCCGAGCTCTGCTACCGCTGGCGCCGCTGA
- a CDS encoding sensor histidine kinase regulating citrate/malate metabolism, which produces MTTMGGGVTGVTFAFIEFTPGGPATGGGPCTLAGMRIRPGRPARSAPPARPAPPERAAAAARAVPRQRAVPQGRTVPQDRAGRRLPRSLAGQLFLVQVVIVAAVVAGGAVLAYLFTEHRTREAAVRQVTAAARAVADAPGTAEAATGPDPTAVLQPYAERVRRDTGVDFVTVMDTHGIRWAHRDPAQIGRPFLGHIDGALAGRTTSETYTGTLGPSVRVVTPILDGRGRVVGLVSSGITVESISAQLRGPLLALVGVAAAALALGGAGSYLANTRLRRHTHGMGAAELSHLYDYHQATLHSVREGLVLLDRAHRVVLCNDAARELLGLQGEVEGLPFDALGLPDSLVRAVLDPEPAHDEVHLTAERVVVLNTSPIGTGLGSVLTLRDHTELQSLSGELDSVRGFADALGAQAHEAANRLHAVVSLVELGRHQDAVDFATAELELAQRLTDKVVGAVGEPVLAALLLGKASQAAERGVDLVLTEDSRIDDGVLPPDLAPRDLVTVLGNLIDNAVDAAIENAATHRGTPEVTVTAKVDDGRLLLRVADSGAGIDADALGEVFRRGWTTKQHGRGLGLALVAQTARRNGGTVEVGRDRGAVLTVRLPLRREAAR; this is translated from the coding sequence GTGACGACTATGGGCGGCGGAGTGACGGGGGTCACGTTTGCGTTCATAGAGTTCACGCCGGGCGGTCCCGCCACCGGGGGAGGACCGTGCACACTGGCCGGTATGCGCATCCGCCCCGGCCGTCCGGCCCGCTCGGCCCCGCCGGCCCGACCGGCGCCGCCGGAGCGTGCCGCGGCCGCTGCGCGGGCCGTTCCCCGGCAGCGTGCCGTGCCGCAGGGCCGCACCGTGCCGCAGGACCGCGCCGGGCGCCGCCTGCCGCGCAGCCTCGCCGGGCAGCTCTTCCTCGTCCAGGTGGTGATCGTGGCCGCCGTCGTCGCCGGCGGCGCCGTCCTCGCCTACCTGTTCACCGAGCACCGCACCCGCGAGGCCGCGGTGCGCCAGGTGACCGCCGCCGCCCGCGCGGTCGCCGACGCGCCCGGCACCGCCGAGGCCGCCACCGGCCCCGACCCGACGGCCGTCCTCCAGCCGTACGCCGAGCGGGTGCGCCGGGACACCGGCGTCGACTTCGTCACCGTCATGGACACCCACGGCATCCGCTGGGCCCACCGCGACCCGGCACAGATCGGCCGCCCGTTCCTCGGCCACATCGACGGCGCGCTCGCCGGACGCACCACCAGCGAGACCTACACCGGCACGCTCGGCCCGTCGGTGCGGGTGGTCACCCCCATCCTCGACGGCCGCGGCCGGGTGGTCGGCCTGGTCAGCTCCGGCATCACCGTGGAGTCGATCAGCGCGCAGCTGCGCGGCCCGCTGCTCGCCCTGGTCGGGGTCGCCGCGGCCGCCCTCGCGCTCGGCGGGGCCGGCAGCTACCTCGCCAACACCCGGCTGCGGCGGCACACCCACGGCATGGGCGCGGCCGAACTCAGCCACCTGTACGACTACCACCAGGCCACCCTGCACTCGGTCCGCGAGGGCCTGGTGCTGCTCGACCGCGCCCACCGGGTGGTGCTGTGCAACGACGCGGCCCGTGAACTCCTCGGCCTGCAGGGCGAGGTGGAGGGGCTGCCGTTCGACGCGCTGGGCCTGCCCGACTCGCTGGTGCGGGCGGTGCTCGACCCGGAGCCGGCCCATGACGAGGTGCACCTGACCGCCGAGCGGGTGGTGGTGCTCAACACCTCGCCGATCGGCACCGGCCTCGGCAGCGTGCTCACCCTCCGCGACCACACCGAACTCCAGTCGCTCAGCGGTGAACTGGACAGCGTCCGGGGCTTCGCCGACGCGCTCGGCGCGCAGGCGCACGAGGCCGCCAACCGGCTGCACGCCGTGGTCTCGCTGGTCGAACTCGGCCGCCACCAGGACGCGGTGGACTTCGCCACCGCCGAACTGGAGCTCGCCCAGCGGCTCACCGACAAGGTGGTCGGCGCGGTCGGCGAACCGGTGCTCGCCGCCCTGCTGTTGGGCAAGGCCTCGCAGGCCGCCGAGCGCGGCGTCGACCTCGTCCTCACCGAGGACAGCCGGATCGACGACGGCGTGCTGCCGCCGGACCTCGCCCCGCGCGACCTGGTCACCGTGCTCGGCAACCTGATCGACAACGCCGTGGACGCGGCGATCGAGAACGCCGCCACCCACCGCGGAACGCCCGAGGTCACCGTCACCGCCAAGGTCGACGACGGCCGACTGCTGCTCCGGGTGGCCGACTCCGGCGCCGGCATCGACGCGGACGCGCTCGGCGAGGTGTTCCGCCGCGGCTGGACGACCAAGCAGCACGGCCGCGGCCTCGGCCTCGCCCTGGTCGCCCAGACCGCCCGCCGCAACGGCGGCACCGTCGAGGTCGGCCGCGACCGCGGCGCCGTGCTCACCGTCCGGCTGCCGCTGCGTCGGGAGGCCGCCCGATGA
- a CDS encoding Na+/H+-dicarboxylate symporter translates to MASTGAVRRRADRTHYLYLAVIAAVAAGIVAGLAAPDAAVELKPIGTGFVNLIKMMISPVIFCTIVLGIGSVSKAAKVGRVGGLALGYFLAMSTVALGIGLLVGNLIEPGSGLHLTSALAKSGHAQAAAGEATGTADFLLGTIPTTLFSALTEGKVLQTLLVALLAGFALQAMGSAGAPVLRGVEHLQKLVFRIMSMIMWVAPIGAFGAIAAVVGATGTAALKSLAMIMFGFYLTCALFVAVVLGLLLRLATGVNIFSLLRYLGREFLLILSTSSSESALPRLIAKMEHLGVSRPVVGITVPTGYSFNLDGTAIYLTMASIFISEALDKPMSLGQQVSLLLFMVIASKGAAGVTGAGLATLAGGLQSHRPELVDGVGLIVGIDRFMSEARALTNFAGNAVATVLIGHWTGELDRERLDLVLAGSLPFDESAIADPHTGTVPAQSEAPAVETTA, encoded by the coding sequence ATGGCGAGCACAGGAGCAGTCCGCCGCAGAGCCGACCGCACGCACTACCTCTATCTCGCGGTGATCGCGGCGGTCGCCGCGGGCATCGTGGCCGGGTTGGCGGCGCCGGACGCGGCCGTGGAGTTGAAGCCGATCGGAACCGGCTTCGTCAATCTGATCAAGATGATGATCAGCCCGGTGATCTTCTGCACCATCGTGCTCGGCATCGGCTCGGTCAGCAAGGCCGCCAAGGTCGGCCGGGTCGGCGGCCTGGCGCTCGGCTACTTCCTCGCCATGTCGACCGTCGCCCTGGGCATCGGTCTGCTGGTGGGCAACCTGATCGAGCCCGGCTCCGGGCTCCACCTCACCAGCGCCCTCGCCAAGTCCGGACACGCCCAGGCCGCGGCCGGCGAGGCCACCGGGACGGCCGACTTCCTGCTCGGCACCATCCCCACCACGCTGTTCTCCGCCCTCACCGAGGGCAAGGTGCTGCAGACCCTGCTGGTCGCCCTGCTCGCGGGCTTCGCCCTGCAGGCGATGGGGTCGGCCGGGGCGCCGGTGCTACGCGGCGTCGAGCACCTGCAGAAGCTGGTCTTCCGGATCATGTCGATGATCATGTGGGTGGCCCCGATCGGCGCCTTCGGCGCGATCGCCGCGGTGGTCGGCGCGACCGGCACCGCCGCCCTGAAGAGCCTCGCCATGATCATGTTCGGCTTCTACCTGACCTGCGCCCTGTTCGTCGCGGTGGTGCTCGGGCTGCTGCTGCGGCTGGCCACCGGGGTCAACATCTTCTCCCTGCTCCGCTACCTCGGACGGGAGTTCCTGCTGATCCTCTCCACCTCCTCCTCGGAGAGCGCGCTGCCCCGGCTGATCGCCAAGATGGAGCACCTCGGCGTCAGCCGGCCGGTGGTCGGCATCACCGTGCCGACCGGGTACAGCTTCAACCTCGACGGCACCGCGATCTACCTCACCATGGCCTCCATCTTCATCTCGGAGGCGCTCGACAAGCCGATGTCGCTGGGCCAGCAGGTGTCGCTGCTGCTCTTCATGGTGATCGCCAGCAAGGGCGCGGCGGGCGTCACCGGCGCCGGACTGGCGACGCTGGCCGGCGGCCTGCAGTCGCACCGCCCGGAGCTGGTCGACGGCGTCGGCCTGATCGTCGGCATCGACCGCTTCATGTCGGAGGCCCGGGCCCTCACCAACTTCGCGGGCAACGCCGTCGCCACCGTGCTGATCGGCCACTGGACGGGCGAACTGGACCGCGAGCGCCTCGACCTCGTCCTGGCCGGCAGTCTCCCCTTCGACGAGTCCGCCATCGCCGACCCGCACACCGGCACCGTCCCCGCCCAGTCCGAGGCCCCGGCGGTGGAGACCACCGCCTGA
- a CDS encoding DNA-binding MarR family transcriptional regulator, producing the protein MPIDQRLGHHIKRAEQELIAAKHAALREFKLSTPQYTVLLVLSEEPGLSGAALARRCLVTPQTMSSVLGTLEGRGLVERKPHPIHQHILEARLTRGGRTLLARADQAAMAVEQALDAEFDAEERAQLLALLGRCTAALANVPTGA; encoded by the coding sequence ATGCCAATCGACCAGCGCCTCGGCCACCACATCAAGCGCGCCGAGCAGGAGCTGATCGCGGCCAAGCATGCGGCACTCCGCGAGTTCAAGCTCAGCACCCCGCAGTACACCGTGCTGCTGGTGCTCTCGGAGGAGCCCGGGCTCTCCGGGGCGGCACTGGCCCGGCGCTGCCTGGTGACCCCGCAGACGATGTCCTCGGTGCTGGGCACCCTGGAGGGGCGCGGCCTGGTCGAGCGCAAGCCGCACCCGATCCACCAGCACATCCTGGAGGCCCGGCTGACCCGCGGCGGCCGCACCCTGCTGGCCAGGGCCGACCAGGCGGCGATGGCGGTCGAGCAGGCCCTCGACGCGGAGTTCGACGCCGAGGAGCGCGCACAGCTGCTCGCCCTGCTGGGCCGCTGCACGGCCGCCCTGGCGAACGTGCCGACCGGGGCCTGA
- a CDS encoding A-factor biosynthesis hotdog protein: MSQILDVRPEDVLFARTVDRALVHRAVVSEVLLTDCRPVGELDFVLGAQWPRGHGFYLPVGDRWYDPVLMAETVRQAGLVIAHTAFGVPLDRHFLMWDVAFEADPAALAFTGTPANLSLMATCEDVRRRGTGLAGMRIRVHVLRDGRALGTATGALSCTTPGAYRRLRGERLAAALEKPLPPLPVPPPLVGRDRAADVVLAPTGAPHVWEVRSERGHPVLFDHEVDHLPGMVLVEAMRQAVCLATGWPAPLVTALSASFLRYVEFGEPCLVRAEVGAASVRGTSVEVVMVQGGETVARGSLRACPTG, from the coding sequence GTGTCCCAGATACTGGATGTGCGTCCGGAGGATGTGCTGTTCGCCCGCACGGTCGATCGCGCGCTCGTGCACCGGGCCGTGGTGTCGGAGGTGCTCCTGACGGACTGCCGGCCGGTCGGCGAGCTGGACTTCGTCCTCGGCGCACAGTGGCCCCGCGGCCACGGCTTCTACCTGCCCGTCGGCGACCGCTGGTACGACCCCGTGCTGATGGCGGAGACCGTCCGCCAGGCCGGCCTGGTCATCGCGCACACCGCCTTCGGCGTCCCGCTCGACCGGCACTTCCTGATGTGGGATGTCGCCTTCGAGGCCGACCCGGCCGCGCTCGCCTTCACCGGCACGCCCGCCAACCTCTCGCTCATGGCCACCTGCGAGGACGTCCGCCGGCGCGGCACCGGCCTGGCCGGCATGCGGATCCGGGTGCACGTGCTGCGCGACGGCCGCGCCCTGGGCACCGCCACCGGCGCGCTCAGCTGCACCACCCCGGGCGCCTACCGCAGGCTGCGCGGCGAACGGCTCGCCGCCGCCCTGGAGAAGCCGCTGCCGCCGCTGCCCGTGCCGCCCCCGCTGGTCGGCCGGGACCGCGCCGCCGACGTGGTGCTCGCCCCCACCGGGGCGCCGCACGTCTGGGAGGTCCGCTCCGAGCGCGGCCACCCGGTGCTCTTCGACCACGAGGTCGACCACCTGCCCGGCATGGTGCTCGTCGAGGCGATGCGGCAGGCCGTCTGCCTCGCCACCGGCTGGCCCGCCCCGCTGGTCACCGCACTCTCCGCGTCCTTCCTGCGGTACGTCGAGTTCGGCGAACCCTGCCTGGTCCGGGCCGAGGTGGGCGCCGCCTCGGTGCGCGGGACCTCCGTCGAGGTCGTCATGGTGCAGGGCGGCGAGACGGTCGCCCGCGGCAGCCTGCGCGCCTGTCCGACCGGCTGA